Proteins from one Ficedula albicollis isolate OC2 chromosome 3, FicAlb1.5, whole genome shotgun sequence genomic window:
- the WTAP gene encoding pre-mRNA-splicing regulator WTAP, whose translation MTNEEPLPKKVRLSEADFKVLPRDELILRWKQYEAYVQALEGKYTDLNSNDVTGLRESEEKLKQQQQESARRENILVMRLATKEQEMQECTNQIQYLKQVQQPSVAQLRSTMVDPAINLFFLKMKGELEQTKDKLEQAQNELSAWKFTPDSQTGKKLMAKCRMLIQENQELGRQLSQGRIAQLEAELALQKKYSEELKSSQDELNDFIIQLDEEVEGMQSTILVLQQQLKETRQQLAQYQQQQSQASNPGTSRTPSSEPTEQGEAAGKDCSRLANGPSNGSSSHQRTSGPGFYREGSGTEDDFPASPGNGNKLSNHSEDRTGRGSGSYINQLSTGYESVDSPTGSENSLTHHSNDTDSNHDPQEEKTVSMKGNRTVGSRHVQNGLDSSVNVQGSVL comes from the exons ATGACGAATGAAGAACCTCTCCCAAAGAAG GTTCGCCTTAGTGAAGCAGATTTTAAGGTTTTACCTAGAGATGAGCTTATCCTAAG GTGGAAACAATATGAAGCATATGTGCAAGCTCTGGAGGGCAAGTACACAGACCTGAATT CTAATGATGTGACGGGGCTGAGAGAATCCGAAGAGAAGCTgaagcagcaacagcaggagTCTGCCcgaagagaaaatattctggtGATGAGGCTGGCAACTAAGGAACAGGAGATGCAAGAGTGTACT AATCAGATTCAGTACCTCAAGCAAGTCCAGCAGCCTAGTGTTGCCCAACTGCGATCAACAATGGTGGACCCAGCCATCAACttgtttttcctaaaaatgaAAGGTGAACTGGAACAGACTAAAGACAAACTGGAACAAGCCCAAAATGAACTGAGTGCCTGGAAATTTACGCCTGATag CCAAACAGGGAAAAAGTTAATGGCGAAGTGTCGAATGCTTATCCAGGAGAATCAAGAGCTTGGAAGGCAGCTGTCCCAAGGACGTATTGCACAGCTTGAGGCAGAATTGGCTTTACAGAAGAAATATAGTGAGGAACTTAAAAGCAGTCAGGATG AATTGAATGACTTCATCATCCAGCTTGATGAGGAGGTAGAGGGTATGCAGAGTACCATTCTAGTTCTTCAGCAGCAGTTGAAGGAGACTCGCCAGCAGTTGGCACagtaccagcagcagcagtcccagGCCTCCAACCCAGGTACCAGCAGGACTCCATCCTCTGagcccacagagcagggagaggctgcgGGCAAAGACTGCAGCCGCCTGGCAAACGGACCAAGCAATGGCAGCTCCTCCCATCAGCGGACGTCTGGGCCTGGATTTTATAGGGAGGGTAGCGGCACGGAAGATGACTTCCCGGCTTCTCCAGGGAATGGTAATAAGCTGTCCAACCACTCTGAAGATAGAACTGGTAGAGGAAGTGGTAGCTACATAAACCAGCTCAGTACTGGGTATGAAAGTGTAGACTCTCCCACTGGCAGTGAAAACTCTCTCACTCACCACTCAAATGACACAGACTCCAATCATGATCCTcaagaggagaaaacagtgaGCATGAAAGGTAACAGAACTGTGGGTTCTCGTCATgtccagaatggtttggactCCAGTGTAAATGTGCAGGGTTCAgttttgtaa
- the ACAT2 gene encoding acetyl-CoA acetyltransferase, cytosolic — protein sequence MSADPVVFVSAARTAVGSFNGGLSSLPAHELGAAAIREVLRRAGLAPEEVSEVILGQVLTAGAGQNPVRQASVAAGIPYSVPAWSCQMICGSGLKAVCLAAQSILTGDSSIVVAGGMESMSKAPHVIHMRAGVKMGEASLQDTIILDGLTDAFYQYHMGITAENVANKWQVSRGEQDQLAVESQNRAEAAQKAGYFTKEIVPVLVPSKKGPIEVKVDEHPRHGSNLETVAKLKPCFLTDGTGTVTAANASGLNDGAAAVLLMKKSEAARRGLMPLARIVSWAQTGIDPSIMGVGPISAIRKAIDKAGWTLEQVDLFEINEAFASLSLAIAKELKVNPEKINVQGGAIALGHPLGASGCRILVTLLYALERTGGKRGVAALCIGGGMGIAMCIER from the exons ATGAGCGCGGACCCCGTGGTGTTCGTGTCGGCCGCCAGGACCGCCGTGG GCTCCTTCAACGGCGGGCTCTCGTCGCTGCCCGCGCACGAGCTGGGCGCCGCCGCCATCCGGGAGGTGCTGCGGCGCGCCGGGCTGGCCCCCGAGGAGGTGTCGGAGGTGATCCTGGGGCAGGTCCTCACCGCAG GTGCTGGCCAGAACCCTGTGCGGCAGGCCAGCGTGGCTGCGGGCATCCCGTACTCCGTGCCCGCCTGGAGCTGCCAGATGATCTGCGGGTCGGGCTTGAAGGCCGTGTGCCTGGCTGCTCAGTCCATACTGACCGGAGACTCCAGCATCGTGGTTGCAGGGGGCATGGAAAGCATGAGCAAG GCTCCTCATGTCATTCACATGCGAGCTGGGGTGAAAATGGGAGAGGCTTCCTTACAGGACACTATAATCCTTGATGGCCTTACAGATGCTTTTTATCAGTATCATATGGGCATAACAG ctgaaaatgtgGCCAATAAGTGGCAAGTCAGCAGAGGGGAACAAGACCAACTTGCTGTAGAGTCACAAaacagggcagaggcagcacagaaagctggctattttacaaaagaaattgTTCCTGTTCTTGTACCTTCTAAAAAAG GTCCTATAGAAGTTAAAGTAGATGAACACCCTCGACATGGAAGCAACTTGGAAACAGTGGCAAAGTTAAAGCCCTGCTTCCTGACAGATGGAACTGGGACAGTAACAGCAGCTAATGCTTCAG GTTTAAatgatggagctgcagctgttctTCTGATGAAGAAATCAGAAGCTGCTAGGAGAGGTCTTATGCCTTTGGCTCGGATTGTATCTTGGGCTCAGACAGGTATAGATCCATCTATTATGGGAGTAGGGCCCATTTCAGCAATAAGAAAAGCT ATTGACAAAGCTGGCTGGACTCTGGAACAAGTCGACCTGTTTGAAATTAATGAAGCCTTTGCATCACTATCTCTTGCAATAGCGAAAGAACTGAAAGTAAACCCAGAAAAG atcaaTGTACAAGGTGGAGCCATTGCTCTTGGCCACCCTCTGGGCGCCTCTGGTTGTCGCATCCTTGTAACTCTTCTATATGCACTGGAACGAACTGGTGGAAAACGTGGTGTTGCAGCTCTCTGTATAGGAGGAGGAATGGGAATAGCCATGTGCATCGAGAGATAA